Proteins from a single region of Vanessa cardui chromosome 13, ilVanCard2.1, whole genome shotgun sequence:
- the LOC124534774 gene encoding U3 small nucleolar RNA-associated protein 15 homolog, producing the protein MAHISYPFKKINKAVYQKPASILTEDAIYWKKLGLPVLVKEFGAIDYIDFCPVEPYYFAATCSVRVQIYDPITKVVTKNISKFAKAAYGGTFRRDGRLLVAGSEESAVKLFDVQSKNVLRVFNGHTGPVHRTFFSRDQVKVLSFSDDKSVCMWDIATEEKIASFSEHTDYIRTGAPSPISPDIILSGSYDHTVKLYDCRSNETILTVNHGCPVESTLFLPSGGIFISAGGTDIKVWDIFNGGKLLANISQHHKTITTLKLASNNSRLMSASLDRHVKIYDLTTFKVVHNIDFPNAVLSMSISENDDVLAVGMIDGVISIRKRVQPASLSEEKKGLFKFRPDHVETATVDMVVNKQKPVKGPDFEKSLRKMDFTKSLSSVLKPYVAVKFPEKTIALIQELLRRKVLHIAISGLEEKDIGMLLKFFRRNLGETRFTRIIIDAANVFIDVFEDKIKLFSEQNLCLYTSLQEDIKEEIEVCKRVSELEGAIGLLFSGAQVSTHLDTLEINDNLLPSSKALKDIVIDV; encoded by the exons ATGGCGCATATATcatatccatttaaaaaaataaacaaggcTGTATACCAAAAGCCGGCATCAATTTTAACAGAAGATGCAATCTACTGGAAGAAACTGGgg tTGCCTGTTTTGGTAAAAGAATTTGGAGCTATAGACTACATAGATTTTTGCCCAGTGGAACCATATTACTTTGCAGCGACCTGCTCTGTTAGAGTACAG ataTATGATCCAATCACTAAAGTTGTAACTAAAAACATTTCGAAGTTTGCAAAAGCAGCTTATGGTGGTACTTTCAGAAGGGATGGAAGACTTCTAGTCGCTGGTAGTGAAGAATCAGCGGTCAAGTTATTTGATGTACAGTCTAAGAATGTTCTAAGAGTCTTTAATGGTCATACTGGGCCT GTTCATAGAACATTTTTCTCAAGAGATCAAGTTAAAGTTCTTAGTTTCTCCGATGACAAATCTGTTTGCATGTGGGACATTGCTACTGAAGAGAAGATAGCAAGTTTTTCTGAACATACAGATTATATTAGAACGGGTGCCCCAAGTCCAATTTCACCGGATATAATACTATCCGGTAGCTATGATCATACTGTAAAGCTATATGATTGTAGATCCAATGAAACAATATTAACTGTTAACCACGGTTGTCCTGTTGAGTCAACCCTATTTCTTCCATCTGGAGGAATATTTATTAGTGCCGGAGGTACCGACATTAAGGTGTGGGATATATTCAATGGTGGAAAATTATTGGCAAATATTTCTCAGCACCACAAGACGATAACAACTTTAAAATTAGCCAGTAACAATAGCAGACTTATGTCCGCATCTCTAGATAGACATGTAAAGATATATGATTTAACAACATTTAAAGTAGTACACAATATTGATTTTCCTAATGCAGTACTTAGCATGTCCATATCAGAAAATGATGATGTTTTAGCAGTTGGTATGATTGATGGAGTCATTTCTATAAGAAAAAGAGTACAGCCAGCTTCTCTATCGGAAGAGAAAAAaggcttatttaaatttagaccaGATCATGTTGAAACAGCAACAGTGGATATGGTAGTAAATAAACAGAAACCTGTTAAAGGACCAGATTTTGAAAAGTCTTTAAGGAAAATGGATTTTACCAAATCTTTGTCATCTGTACTTAAGCCCTATGTAGCAGTTAAATTTCCAGAGAAAACAATTGCTTTAATACAAGAACTGCTCAGAAGGAAAGTTTTGCACATAGCTATAAGTGGATTGGAAGAAAAGGATATAGGCATGCTATTAAAATTCTTTAGGAGAAACCTTGGTGAAACAAGATTTACAAGGATTATTATTGATGCAGCCAAtgtttttattgatgtttttgaagataaaataaaattgttctcTGAGCAAAACTTGTGCCTTTACACATCATTACAAGAAGACATAAAAGAAGAAATTGAAGTTTGCAAAAGAGTTAGTGAATTAGAAGGTGCAATAGGACTGCTGTTTTCAGGTGCTCAAGTTTCTACACATTTAGACACTttagaaataaatgataatttattaccaTCATCAAAGGCACTAAAAGATATTGTTATtgatgtgtaa
- the LOC124534794 gene encoding mitochondrial inner membrane protein OXA1L-like, translated as MFKLLSRHGRRSGIISLFCEKNIEVRKARVYYFYSSASSVRFASTGSDVGKTTPLVEHIPEPPPIPDPSTISDATEVVQSLAANGEPTFASLGLGGWGPVGIVQNCLEFLHISLDVPWWGAIMIGTIVVRVIMFPLVILAQRNTAVMNNNLPEIQLLQMKMTEARQTGNQLEAARYGQEMMIFMKEKGLNPLKNLLVPLAQAPLFISFFMGLRGMANCPVESMMHGGLWWFADLTVPDQFFILPIITSVTMWATIEVGVDGGRLDSQNMHMMRYFLRAIPVVMIPFTINFPGAILVYWCSTNFISLCQVSFLKIPAIRDYFKIPKLIKHTPETLPIKKKGFVEGAKDSWTNMKLSRDLADRQRIDEMIFTKAGKGPLQKTYKYDPTKIAAKPK; from the coding sequence atgtttaaattacttaGCAGACATGGACGTCGAAGCGGTATAATTAGTTTATTCTGTGAGAAGAACATTGAGGTTAGAAAAGCTAGAGTATATTACTTCTATTCCTCAGCTAGTTCAGTGCGTTTCGCTTCTACCGGTAGTGATGTCGGTAAAACTACGCCGTtggtggaacatattcctgAGCCACCACCGATACCTGATCCTTCAACTATCAGTGATGCCACAGAAGTAGTTCAGTCTTTGGCTGCTAATGGTGAACCGACATttgccagtcttggtcttggagGATGGGGCCCAGTAGGAATTGTTCAAAATTGCTTAGAATTCCTACACATCTCACTTGATGTTCCTTGGTGGGGTGCTATCATGATTGGAACTATAGTTGTGCGAGTTATCATGTTCCCTCTTGTAATTCTAGCACAAAGAAATACTGCAGTTATGAATAACAATTTACCAGAAATTCAATTACTTCAAATGAAAATGACAGAGGCTAGGCAAACAGGAAATCAGTTAGAAGCAGCTCGCTATGGACAAGAAATGATGATTTTCATGAAAGAAAAAGGTTTAAATCCTTTAAAAAATCTTCTTGTTCCTCTAGCTCAAGCTCCActctttatttcatttttcatgGGGTTAAGAGGTATGGCGAATTGTCCAGTCGAAAGTATGATGCATGGTGGATTATGGTGGTTTGCAGATCTTACTGTACCTGATCAATTCTTTATTCTACCTATTATAACAAGTGTGACAATGTGGGCAACAATTGAAGTTGGTGTAGACGGAGGACGCCTTGATTCCCAAAATATGCACATGATGAGGTACTTCCTCAGAGCAATTCCAGTAGTCATGATACCTTTTACTATTAACTTTCCCGGGGCAATTTTAGTATATTGGTGTTCAACAAATTTCATTTCTCTGTGTCAAGTATCTTTCTTGAAGATACCAGCCATAAGGGATTATTTCAAAATACCAAAACTTATCAAACATACTCCTGAGACTTTGCCAATTAAGAAAAAGGGATTTGTAGAGGGAGCTAAGGACTCATGGACAAATATGAAGTTATCAAGGGATCTGGCTGACAGACAGCGAATCGATGAAATGATATTTACCAAAGCTGGTAAAGGACCTTTgcaaaaaacttataaatatgatCCAACGAAAATAGCAGCCaaaccaaaataa